A genomic stretch from Apis cerana isolate GH-2021 linkage group LG7, AcerK_1.0, whole genome shotgun sequence includes:
- the LOC107999427 gene encoding epidermal growth factor receptor substrate 15-like 1 isoform X9, whose product MAALPSPTQVAGSHTAIYEAYYNQVDPNGYGRIGAMEAARFLKKSQLSDVILSKIWDMADPQSRGSLDKSGLFVALKLCALAQAGRDLSMSNLNIELPPPKMGDIPIISQKNIINTLPVITSVNNGDWSIKPSERAKYDQLFDSLQPSNGYIPGNKVKDVLMDSKLPLDTLGKIWDLADMDKDGMLDRHEFVVAIHLVYKALEKYAIPSVLPPELMPPGKRKDSTVPISKSSAPMSVITTVPPPIPPLPNVSSMKNMTGLDTTKINMQWVISSEDQIAADKLFLQADLDMDGYVSGIEIKDVFLQSGLPQTVLAHIWSLCDTCQSGKLNKEQFALAMWLIKQKLRGIEPPATLSPDMVPPSMRKPSESIVENNNISGYSNPELDMISKDIAELVKERQSMEQDIAQKEADIKIKNGEIKSLQSELDTLAATLKQLENQKGEAQKRLNDLKAQKAEVDKDLSEIEQKIHEEQKKVDKLRQQAEEQESVLRTQEEELNFKRQELEGLRQEEQQLEQQQNKSRDQLNELTKNLQDTQLQICQAKAKITHLQEQQRQMSDAIALYDSALAAGDATLVPDTSLQFNPEIESLEYEKTNEEDKIQNKKNVSFSKTNEKTLDGFEQDPFAEAFNVSTPDPFGNAFSSPSITGGFTADPFSVFDDNNIAKQDPFDPFGDGKRTDTKTTSATAATKDPFGDDPFANLHAPPRPESPSPALPPKKAKQPPPRPAPPRPAQGPTGPLRAAPAPPTPSPTPDPFANAFSTQQGIMDNNNSNNFNTSGFADFANFDSK is encoded by the exons ATGGCCGCCCTGCCATCACCCACGcag GTGGCTGGAAGCCATACTGCTATATATGAGGCTTATTATAACCag gtGGATCCAAATGGATATGGACGCATTGGGGCAATGGAAGCTGCAAGATTTCTTAAGAAATCTCAGCTAAGTGATgttatattaagtaaaatatggGATATGGCAGATCCACAATCACGTGGTTCATTAGACAAGTCTGGTCTTTTTGTTGCTCTTAAACTTTGTGCATTGGCTCAAGCAGGAAGAGATCTTAGTatgtcaaatttaaatatagaattgccACCTCCAAAAatg ggtGATATTCCTATAATAtcccaaaaaaatattataaatactttaccAGTAATAACATCTGTCAATAATGGAGATTGGTCCATTAAACCTTCAGAAAGAGCCAAATATGATCAACTTTTTGATAGTTTGCAACCTTCAAATGGATATATACCTGGTAATAAAGTAAAGGATGTTCTTATGGATAGTAAACTTCCTTTAGATACACTTGGAAAGATTTGGGATCTTGCAGATATGGATAAAGATGGTATGCTGGATAGACATGAATTTGTTGTT GCTATTCATTTAGTATATAAAGCTTTAGAGAAATATGCTATACCAAGTGTACTTCCACCAGAATTAATGCCAccagggaaaagaaaagattctaCTGTACCAATATCAAAATCTTCTGCACCAATGAGTGTAATAACAACAGTTCCACCACCAATTCCACCTTTACCCAATGTATCTTCAATGAAGAATATGACTGGTTTGGATACAACAaag ataaatatgcAATGGGTAATTTCATCCGAGGATCAAATAGCAGCAGATAAACTGTTTTTGCAAGCTGATTTAGATATGGATGGATATGTCTCAGGTATTGAAATCAAAGATGTCTTCCTTCAAAGTGGACTTCCACAAACTGTATTAGCTCatatatg gagTCTTTGTGATACATGTCAAAGTGGAAAGTTAAATAAAGAACAATTTGCTTTAGCCATGTGGCTTATTAAACAAAAGCTTAGAGGTATTGAGCCACCTGCAACTTTAAGCCCTGATATGGTACCACCTTCTATGCGGAAACCATCTGAATCTATTGtg gaaaacaataatatatctgGTTATTCAAATCCAGAATTGGACATGATAAGTAAAGATATAGCAGAACTTGTAAAAGAGAGGCAAAGTATGGAACAAGACATAGCACAAAAAGAagctgatataaaaataaagaatggtgaaattaaaagtttacaaAGCGAATTGGATACATTGGCTGCTACATTGAAACAATTGGAGAATCAGAAAGGTGAAGCACAAAAACGATTGAATGATTTGAAGGCTcag AAGGCAGAAGTAGATAAAGATTTGAGTGAGATCGAGCAGAAGATACATGAGGAACAAAAAAAG gtTGATAAATTACGTCAACAAGCAGAAGAGCAAGAATCAGTATTGCGTActcaagaagaagaattgaattttaaacgacAAGAATTAGAAGGCTTGAGACAAGAAGAGCAGCAGTTAGAACAGCAGCAAAATAAAAGCAGGGACCAATTAAACGAACttactaaaaatttacaagataCTCAGCTGCAAATTTGTCAAGCAAAAGCAAAAATTACTCATTTACAAGAACAACAACGCCAAATGAGTGATGCAATTGCACTTTATGACTCTGCACTTGCAGCAGGAGATGCCACTCTTGTACCTGATACTAGTCTGCAATTTAATCCTGAAATTGAAAGCTTaga ATATGAAAAGACGaatgaagaagataaaattcaaaataaaaaaaacgtttcCTTTTCtaaaacaaacgaaaaaacATTAGATGGATTTGAACAAGATCCTTTTGCAGAAGCATTTAATGTATCAACACCAGATCCATTTGGAAATGCATTTTCATCCCCAAGTATCAct gGAGGATTCACAGCTGATCCATTTAGTGtatttgatgataataatatcgcAAAGCAAGATCCATTTGATCCATTTGGAGATGGAAAAAGAACTGACACTAAAACTACTTCTGCAACGGCA GCAACAAAAGATCCATTTGGAGATGATCCATTTGCAAATCTTCATGCTCCACCTCGACCAGAAAGTCCTAGTCCTGCTCTTCCTCCAAAAAAAGCAAAACAACCACCACCACGACCAGCACCTCCAAGACCAGCTCAAGGACCTACTGGTCCTTTACGAGCAGCACCAGCACCACCTACTCCTTCTCCTACCCCTGATCCTTTTGCAAATGCTTTTTCTACTCAGCAAGGAATTATGGATAATAACAAcagcaataattttaatacatctgGATTTGCAGATTTTGCTAATTTTGATTCCAAG TAA
- the LOC107999427 gene encoding epidermal growth factor receptor substrate 15-like 1 isoform X4 has product MAALPSPTQVAGSHTAIYEAYYNQVDPNGYGRIGAMEAARFLKKSQLSDVILSKIWDMADPQSRGSLDKSGLFVALKLCALAQAGRDLSMSNLNIELPPPKMGDIPIISQKNIINTLPVITSVNNGDWSIKPSERAKYDQLFDSLQPSNGYIPGNKVKDVLMDSKLPLDTLGKIWDLADMDKDGMLDRHEFVVAIHLVYKALEKYAIPSVLPPELMPPGKRKDSTVPISKSSAPMSVITTVPPPIPPLPNVSSMKNMTGLDTTKINMQWVISSEDQIAADKLFLQADLDMDGYVSGIEIKDVFLQSGLPQTVLAHIWSLCDTCQSGKLNKEQFALAMWLIKQKLRGIEPPATLSPDMVPPSMRKPSESIVENNNISGYSNPELDMISKDIAELVKERQSMEQDIAQKEADIKIKNGEIKSLQSELDTLAATLKQLENQKGEAQKRLNDLKAQKAEVDKDLSEIEQKIHEEQKKVDKLRQQAEEQESVLRTQEEELNFKRQELEGLRQEEQQLEQQQNKSRDQLNELTKNLQDTQLQICQAKAKITHLQEQQRQMSDAIALYDSALAAGDATLVPDTSLQFNPEIESLEYEKTNEEDKIQNKKNVSFSKTNEKTLDGFEQDPFAEAFNVSTPDPFGNAFSSPSITGGFTADPFSVFDDNNIAKQDPFDPFGDGKRTDTKTTSATAATKDPFGDDPFANLHAPPRPESPSPALPPKKAKQPPPRPAPPRPAQGPTGPLRAAPAPPTPSPTPDPFANAFSTQQGIMDNNNSNNFNTSGFADFANFDSKCSHISSWPYPFLPQICQTLVCYTLLYIFIVYFKYSYF; this is encoded by the exons ATGGCCGCCCTGCCATCACCCACGcag GTGGCTGGAAGCCATACTGCTATATATGAGGCTTATTATAACCag gtGGATCCAAATGGATATGGACGCATTGGGGCAATGGAAGCTGCAAGATTTCTTAAGAAATCTCAGCTAAGTGATgttatattaagtaaaatatggGATATGGCAGATCCACAATCACGTGGTTCATTAGACAAGTCTGGTCTTTTTGTTGCTCTTAAACTTTGTGCATTGGCTCAAGCAGGAAGAGATCTTAGTatgtcaaatttaaatatagaattgccACCTCCAAAAatg ggtGATATTCCTATAATAtcccaaaaaaatattataaatactttaccAGTAATAACATCTGTCAATAATGGAGATTGGTCCATTAAACCTTCAGAAAGAGCCAAATATGATCAACTTTTTGATAGTTTGCAACCTTCAAATGGATATATACCTGGTAATAAAGTAAAGGATGTTCTTATGGATAGTAAACTTCCTTTAGATACACTTGGAAAGATTTGGGATCTTGCAGATATGGATAAAGATGGTATGCTGGATAGACATGAATTTGTTGTT GCTATTCATTTAGTATATAAAGCTTTAGAGAAATATGCTATACCAAGTGTACTTCCACCAGAATTAATGCCAccagggaaaagaaaagattctaCTGTACCAATATCAAAATCTTCTGCACCAATGAGTGTAATAACAACAGTTCCACCACCAATTCCACCTTTACCCAATGTATCTTCAATGAAGAATATGACTGGTTTGGATACAACAaag ataaatatgcAATGGGTAATTTCATCCGAGGATCAAATAGCAGCAGATAAACTGTTTTTGCAAGCTGATTTAGATATGGATGGATATGTCTCAGGTATTGAAATCAAAGATGTCTTCCTTCAAAGTGGACTTCCACAAACTGTATTAGCTCatatatg gagTCTTTGTGATACATGTCAAAGTGGAAAGTTAAATAAAGAACAATTTGCTTTAGCCATGTGGCTTATTAAACAAAAGCTTAGAGGTATTGAGCCACCTGCAACTTTAAGCCCTGATATGGTACCACCTTCTATGCGGAAACCATCTGAATCTATTGtg gaaaacaataatatatctgGTTATTCAAATCCAGAATTGGACATGATAAGTAAAGATATAGCAGAACTTGTAAAAGAGAGGCAAAGTATGGAACAAGACATAGCACAAAAAGAagctgatataaaaataaagaatggtgaaattaaaagtttacaaAGCGAATTGGATACATTGGCTGCTACATTGAAACAATTGGAGAATCAGAAAGGTGAAGCACAAAAACGATTGAATGATTTGAAGGCTcag AAGGCAGAAGTAGATAAAGATTTGAGTGAGATCGAGCAGAAGATACATGAGGAACAAAAAAAG gtTGATAAATTACGTCAACAAGCAGAAGAGCAAGAATCAGTATTGCGTActcaagaagaagaattgaattttaaacgacAAGAATTAGAAGGCTTGAGACAAGAAGAGCAGCAGTTAGAACAGCAGCAAAATAAAAGCAGGGACCAATTAAACGAACttactaaaaatttacaagataCTCAGCTGCAAATTTGTCAAGCAAAAGCAAAAATTACTCATTTACAAGAACAACAACGCCAAATGAGTGATGCAATTGCACTTTATGACTCTGCACTTGCAGCAGGAGATGCCACTCTTGTACCTGATACTAGTCTGCAATTTAATCCTGAAATTGAAAGCTTaga ATATGAAAAGACGaatgaagaagataaaattcaaaataaaaaaaacgtttcCTTTTCtaaaacaaacgaaaaaacATTAGATGGATTTGAACAAGATCCTTTTGCAGAAGCATTTAATGTATCAACACCAGATCCATTTGGAAATGCATTTTCATCCCCAAGTATCAct gGAGGATTCACAGCTGATCCATTTAGTGtatttgatgataataatatcgcAAAGCAAGATCCATTTGATCCATTTGGAGATGGAAAAAGAACTGACACTAAAACTACTTCTGCAACGGCA GCAACAAAAGATCCATTTGGAGATGATCCATTTGCAAATCTTCATGCTCCACCTCGACCAGAAAGTCCTAGTCCTGCTCTTCCTCCAAAAAAAGCAAAACAACCACCACCACGACCAGCACCTCCAAGACCAGCTCAAGGACCTACTGGTCCTTTACGAGCAGCACCAGCACCACCTACTCCTTCTCCTACCCCTGATCCTTTTGCAAATGCTTTTTCTACTCAGCAAGGAATTATGGATAATAACAAcagcaataattttaatacatctgGATTTGCAGATTTTGCTAATTTTGATTCCAAG tGTTCCCATATATCTTCCTGGCCATATCCTTTCCTTCCCCAGATTTGTCAAACTCTAGTATGTTATACATTGTTATACattttcattgtatattttaaatatagttatttttaa
- the LOC107999427 gene encoding epidermal growth factor receptor substrate 15-like 1 isoform X3, translating into MAALPSPTQVAGSHTAIYEAYYNQVDPNGYGRIGAMEAARFLKKSQLSDVILSKIWDMADPQSRGSLDKSGLFVALKLCALAQAGRDLSMSNLNIELPPPKMGDIPIISQKNIINTLPVITSVNNGDWSIKPSERAKYDQLFDSLQPSNGYIPGNKVKDVLMDSKLPLDTLGKIWDLADMDKDGMLDRHEFVVAIHLVYKALEKYAIPSVLPPELMPPGKRKDSTVPISKSSAPMSVITTVPPPIPPLPNVSSMKNMTGLDTTKINMQWVISSEDQIAADKLFLQADLDMDGYVSGIEIKDVFLQSGLPQTVLAHIWSLCDTCQSGKLNKEQFALAMWLIKQKLRGIEPPATLSPDMVPPSMRKPSESIVENNNISGYSNPELDMISKDIAELVKERQSMEQDIAQKEADIKIKNGEIKSLQSELDTLAATLKQLENQKGEAQKRLNDLKAQKAEVDKDLSEIEQKIHEEQKKVDKLRQQAEEQESVLRTQEEELNFKRQELEGLRQEEQQLEQQQNKSRDQLNELTKNLQDTQLQICQAKAKITHLQEQQRQMSDAIALYDSALAAGDATLVPDTSLQFNPEIESLEYEKTNEEDKIQNKKNVSFSKTNEKTLDGFEQDPFAEAFNVSTPDPFGNAFSSPSITGGFTADPFSVFDDNNIAKQDPFDPFGDGKRTDTKTTSATAATKDPFGDDPFANLHAPPRPESPSPALPPKKAKQPPPRPAPPRPAQGPTGPLRAAPAPPTPSPTPDPFANAFSTQQGIMDNNNSNNFNTSGFADFANFDSKVEAAQFSVYSLTWLLEHDVYKLICSHYFSIMFSFYDTA; encoded by the exons ATGGCCGCCCTGCCATCACCCACGcag GTGGCTGGAAGCCATACTGCTATATATGAGGCTTATTATAACCag gtGGATCCAAATGGATATGGACGCATTGGGGCAATGGAAGCTGCAAGATTTCTTAAGAAATCTCAGCTAAGTGATgttatattaagtaaaatatggGATATGGCAGATCCACAATCACGTGGTTCATTAGACAAGTCTGGTCTTTTTGTTGCTCTTAAACTTTGTGCATTGGCTCAAGCAGGAAGAGATCTTAGTatgtcaaatttaaatatagaattgccACCTCCAAAAatg ggtGATATTCCTATAATAtcccaaaaaaatattataaatactttaccAGTAATAACATCTGTCAATAATGGAGATTGGTCCATTAAACCTTCAGAAAGAGCCAAATATGATCAACTTTTTGATAGTTTGCAACCTTCAAATGGATATATACCTGGTAATAAAGTAAAGGATGTTCTTATGGATAGTAAACTTCCTTTAGATACACTTGGAAAGATTTGGGATCTTGCAGATATGGATAAAGATGGTATGCTGGATAGACATGAATTTGTTGTT GCTATTCATTTAGTATATAAAGCTTTAGAGAAATATGCTATACCAAGTGTACTTCCACCAGAATTAATGCCAccagggaaaagaaaagattctaCTGTACCAATATCAAAATCTTCTGCACCAATGAGTGTAATAACAACAGTTCCACCACCAATTCCACCTTTACCCAATGTATCTTCAATGAAGAATATGACTGGTTTGGATACAACAaag ataaatatgcAATGGGTAATTTCATCCGAGGATCAAATAGCAGCAGATAAACTGTTTTTGCAAGCTGATTTAGATATGGATGGATATGTCTCAGGTATTGAAATCAAAGATGTCTTCCTTCAAAGTGGACTTCCACAAACTGTATTAGCTCatatatg gagTCTTTGTGATACATGTCAAAGTGGAAAGTTAAATAAAGAACAATTTGCTTTAGCCATGTGGCTTATTAAACAAAAGCTTAGAGGTATTGAGCCACCTGCAACTTTAAGCCCTGATATGGTACCACCTTCTATGCGGAAACCATCTGAATCTATTGtg gaaaacaataatatatctgGTTATTCAAATCCAGAATTGGACATGATAAGTAAAGATATAGCAGAACTTGTAAAAGAGAGGCAAAGTATGGAACAAGACATAGCACAAAAAGAagctgatataaaaataaagaatggtgaaattaaaagtttacaaAGCGAATTGGATACATTGGCTGCTACATTGAAACAATTGGAGAATCAGAAAGGTGAAGCACAAAAACGATTGAATGATTTGAAGGCTcag AAGGCAGAAGTAGATAAAGATTTGAGTGAGATCGAGCAGAAGATACATGAGGAACAAAAAAAG gtTGATAAATTACGTCAACAAGCAGAAGAGCAAGAATCAGTATTGCGTActcaagaagaagaattgaattttaaacgacAAGAATTAGAAGGCTTGAGACAAGAAGAGCAGCAGTTAGAACAGCAGCAAAATAAAAGCAGGGACCAATTAAACGAACttactaaaaatttacaagataCTCAGCTGCAAATTTGTCAAGCAAAAGCAAAAATTACTCATTTACAAGAACAACAACGCCAAATGAGTGATGCAATTGCACTTTATGACTCTGCACTTGCAGCAGGAGATGCCACTCTTGTACCTGATACTAGTCTGCAATTTAATCCTGAAATTGAAAGCTTaga ATATGAAAAGACGaatgaagaagataaaattcaaaataaaaaaaacgtttcCTTTTCtaaaacaaacgaaaaaacATTAGATGGATTTGAACAAGATCCTTTTGCAGAAGCATTTAATGTATCAACACCAGATCCATTTGGAAATGCATTTTCATCCCCAAGTATCAct gGAGGATTCACAGCTGATCCATTTAGTGtatttgatgataataatatcgcAAAGCAAGATCCATTTGATCCATTTGGAGATGGAAAAAGAACTGACACTAAAACTACTTCTGCAACGGCA GCAACAAAAGATCCATTTGGAGATGATCCATTTGCAAATCTTCATGCTCCACCTCGACCAGAAAGTCCTAGTCCTGCTCTTCCTCCAAAAAAAGCAAAACAACCACCACCACGACCAGCACCTCCAAGACCAGCTCAAGGACCTACTGGTCCTTTACGAGCAGCACCAGCACCACCTACTCCTTCTCCTACCCCTGATCCTTTTGCAAATGCTTTTTCTACTCAGCAAGGAATTATGGATAATAACAAcagcaataattttaatacatctgGATTTGCAGATTTTGCTAATTTTGATTCCAAG gtAGAAGCTGCACAATTTTCAGTTTATTCATTGACCTGGCTCCTGGAGCATGATGTctacaaattaatttgttctcATTATTTCAGtattatgttttctttttatgatactgcatga
- the LOC107999427 gene encoding epidermal growth factor receptor substrate 15-like 1 isoform X1, whose product MAALPSPTQVAGSHTAIYEAYYNQVDPNGYGRIGAMEAARFLKKSQLSDVILSKIWDMADPQSRGSLDKSGLFVALKLCALAQAGRDLSMSNLNIELPPPKMGDIPIISQKNIINTLPVITSVNNGDWSIKPSERAKYDQLFDSLQPSNGYIPGNKVKDVLMDSKLPLDTLGKIWDLADMDKDGMLDRHEFVVAIHLVYKALEKYAIPSVLPPELMPPGKRKDSTVPISKSSAPMSVITTVPPPIPPLPNVSSMKNMTGLDTTKINMQWVISSEDQIAADKLFLQADLDMDGYVSGIEIKDVFLQSGLPQTVLAHIWSLCDTCQSGKLNKEQFALAMWLIKQKLRGIEPPATLSPDMVPPSMRKPSESIVENNNISGYSNPELDMISKDIAELVKERQSMEQDIAQKEADIKIKNGEIKSLQSELDTLAATLKQLENQKGEAQKRLNDLKAQKAEVDKDLSEIEQKIHEEQKKVDKLRQQAEEQESVLRTQEEELNFKRQELEGLRQEEQQLEQQQNKSRDQLNELTKNLQDTQLQICQAKAKITHLQEQQRQMSDAIALYDSALAAGDATLVPDTSLQFNPEIESLEYEKTNEEDKIQNKKNVSFSKTNEKTLDGFEQDPFAEAFNVSTPDPFGNAFSSPSITGGFTADPFSVFDDNNIAKQDPFDPFGDGKRTDTKTTSATAATKDPFGDDPFANLHAPPRPESPSPALPPKKAKQPPPRPAPPRPAQGPTGPLRAAPAPPTPSPTPDPFANAFSTQQGIMDNNNSNNFNTSGFADFANFDSKPEPTLNRTAPPRPTSRTHTVSTVTSKLPDFTEDPFRDYRYEDLFNIADPFADDTEDFNANKNETMAGNADPFSYGTISALSRKNSFTKSFDTDFSNTLSFTKNKIDKDNAKFDTDFVKAFSDDNRNIKTIESDAFSNIKIKTIDIDEAFSTKNEKSTRRHGQDLAHNKSKSFSFNDKKSKSEIGKIWNGNNTPLTLSEEEQFVWASQQSLKTEEERRRRKKQEEAELALALELSKQDKSGKL is encoded by the exons ATGGCCGCCCTGCCATCACCCACGcag GTGGCTGGAAGCCATACTGCTATATATGAGGCTTATTATAACCag gtGGATCCAAATGGATATGGACGCATTGGGGCAATGGAAGCTGCAAGATTTCTTAAGAAATCTCAGCTAAGTGATgttatattaagtaaaatatggGATATGGCAGATCCACAATCACGTGGTTCATTAGACAAGTCTGGTCTTTTTGTTGCTCTTAAACTTTGTGCATTGGCTCAAGCAGGAAGAGATCTTAGTatgtcaaatttaaatatagaattgccACCTCCAAAAatg ggtGATATTCCTATAATAtcccaaaaaaatattataaatactttaccAGTAATAACATCTGTCAATAATGGAGATTGGTCCATTAAACCTTCAGAAAGAGCCAAATATGATCAACTTTTTGATAGTTTGCAACCTTCAAATGGATATATACCTGGTAATAAAGTAAAGGATGTTCTTATGGATAGTAAACTTCCTTTAGATACACTTGGAAAGATTTGGGATCTTGCAGATATGGATAAAGATGGTATGCTGGATAGACATGAATTTGTTGTT GCTATTCATTTAGTATATAAAGCTTTAGAGAAATATGCTATACCAAGTGTACTTCCACCAGAATTAATGCCAccagggaaaagaaaagattctaCTGTACCAATATCAAAATCTTCTGCACCAATGAGTGTAATAACAACAGTTCCACCACCAATTCCACCTTTACCCAATGTATCTTCAATGAAGAATATGACTGGTTTGGATACAACAaag ataaatatgcAATGGGTAATTTCATCCGAGGATCAAATAGCAGCAGATAAACTGTTTTTGCAAGCTGATTTAGATATGGATGGATATGTCTCAGGTATTGAAATCAAAGATGTCTTCCTTCAAAGTGGACTTCCACAAACTGTATTAGCTCatatatg gagTCTTTGTGATACATGTCAAAGTGGAAAGTTAAATAAAGAACAATTTGCTTTAGCCATGTGGCTTATTAAACAAAAGCTTAGAGGTATTGAGCCACCTGCAACTTTAAGCCCTGATATGGTACCACCTTCTATGCGGAAACCATCTGAATCTATTGtg gaaaacaataatatatctgGTTATTCAAATCCAGAATTGGACATGATAAGTAAAGATATAGCAGAACTTGTAAAAGAGAGGCAAAGTATGGAACAAGACATAGCACAAAAAGAagctgatataaaaataaagaatggtgaaattaaaagtttacaaAGCGAATTGGATACATTGGCTGCTACATTGAAACAATTGGAGAATCAGAAAGGTGAAGCACAAAAACGATTGAATGATTTGAAGGCTcag AAGGCAGAAGTAGATAAAGATTTGAGTGAGATCGAGCAGAAGATACATGAGGAACAAAAAAAG gtTGATAAATTACGTCAACAAGCAGAAGAGCAAGAATCAGTATTGCGTActcaagaagaagaattgaattttaaacgacAAGAATTAGAAGGCTTGAGACAAGAAGAGCAGCAGTTAGAACAGCAGCAAAATAAAAGCAGGGACCAATTAAACGAACttactaaaaatttacaagataCTCAGCTGCAAATTTGTCAAGCAAAAGCAAAAATTACTCATTTACAAGAACAACAACGCCAAATGAGTGATGCAATTGCACTTTATGACTCTGCACTTGCAGCAGGAGATGCCACTCTTGTACCTGATACTAGTCTGCAATTTAATCCTGAAATTGAAAGCTTaga ATATGAAAAGACGaatgaagaagataaaattcaaaataaaaaaaacgtttcCTTTTCtaaaacaaacgaaaaaacATTAGATGGATTTGAACAAGATCCTTTTGCAGAAGCATTTAATGTATCAACACCAGATCCATTTGGAAATGCATTTTCATCCCCAAGTATCAct gGAGGATTCACAGCTGATCCATTTAGTGtatttgatgataataatatcgcAAAGCAAGATCCATTTGATCCATTTGGAGATGGAAAAAGAACTGACACTAAAACTACTTCTGCAACGGCA GCAACAAAAGATCCATTTGGAGATGATCCATTTGCAAATCTTCATGCTCCACCTCGACCAGAAAGTCCTAGTCCTGCTCTTCCTCCAAAAAAAGCAAAACAACCACCACCACGACCAGCACCTCCAAGACCAGCTCAAGGACCTACTGGTCCTTTACGAGCAGCACCAGCACCACCTACTCCTTCTCCTACCCCTGATCCTTTTGCAAATGCTTTTTCTACTCAGCAAGGAATTATGGATAATAACAAcagcaataattttaatacatctgGATTTGCAGATTTTGCTAATTTTGATTCCAAG CCGGAACCAACACTGAATCGTACGGCACCACCCAGACCAACCAGCAGAACACATACAGTATCAACGGTAACTTCAAAGCTGCCTGACTTCACGGAAGATCCCTTCAGAGACTATCGATATGAAGACCTTTTTAATATAGCAGATCCTTTCGCCGACGATACAGAAGATttcaatgcaaataaaaatgaaacaatggCAGGCAATGCAGATCCATTTAGTTATGGAACAATTTCAGCACTTTCgcgtaaaaattcatttacaaaaaGCTTTGATACTGATTTCTCAAATACTTTATCTTTCACTAAAAACAAGATTGATAAAGACAATGCTAAATTCGATACTGATTTCGTGAAAGCATTTTCTGATGACAACCGAAATATAAAGACCATTGAATCTGatgcattttcaaatatcaagaTAAAAACGATCGATATAGATGAAGCATTTTCTACtaagaatgaaaaatctaCTAGAAGACACGGACAAGATTTAGCacataataaatctaaaagttttagttttaatgataaaaaatctaaaagtgAAATTGGTAAAATTTGGAACGGCAATAACACACCTTTAACACTAAGCGAAGAAGAGCAATTTGTTTGGGCATCCCAACAAAGTTTAAAGACCGAAGAAGAAAGGCGTAGACGcaaaaaacaagaagaagcGGAATTAGCTTTAGCTCTTGAATTAAGTAAACAAGACAAAtctggaaaattataa